A segment of the Leptolyngbya sp. NIES-3755 genome:
CGCAAGAAATTACTGCGCTCTTTGATGCCTTCAACTTTCGAGGGTTTGCGGACGATGGGAGTAGAAGAAATAACCATTGAACTTGTGATTGCTGCGATCGTGTAAAGACAAGAATGCGGCACTTGAACGCTCTCAAGTTGCCGTAAGCATTTATTCCCGGTATACCGCTCGGAATTGTGTTATTTCAGTCTATCACGATCGCTCGATCGACGGAGCGGAAGACGGTGTTAAGTTCTCTTCTCTGATGATGAAATCTAACAATCCCTGACAAGCATCTAGTAATAAATCGATCACAAAGTTAAACCCTTCTGCACCACCGTAGTAAGGATCTGGTACTTCTCTCAATTGATGCTGAGTACAAAAGTTACACATCAATTGCACTTTGTCTTGATAAGTTCCCGCTGGATCGATCGAACAAATTGCCTCAAAATTATCGTGATCCATTGCCAGAATTAGATCGAATTCCTCAAAGTCCGATCGTTCAAACTGTCGCGCCCGTCCAATTAGCTCAATACCGCGTAATTTTGCCGCTGCGGTCATTCTACGATCGGGCGGACTGCCAATGTGATAGCTCGATGTCCCTGCTGAATCACAAATGATCTCATTTTCCAATCCCGCCTGCCGAATCAAGTGATTCATAATATTTTCAGCAGATGGCGATCGACAAATATTTCCCAAACACACGAACAATAAGCGATACGCCATTTGCCAGTACTCCAGATTCATGCACGTATAGAGTACCGATTAAGATGTCATTATGCAAACGTGGCGCGAAACCCGAATCATTGAGGCAGTAAATTTTGCGCCTCATTGGTAAAAGAAAACTTGTATTCTAACTGTACGGTTATCCCAAGCGCTTATGATTTTTCCCGATTTTTCTCAGTTCACCGAACTCGCACAGCAAGGAAATTTTGTTCCGGTTTACCAAGAATGGGTCGCCGATTTGGATACGCCTGTCTCGGCATGGTAT
Coding sequences within it:
- a CDS encoding protein tyrosine phosphatase (similar to AA sequence:cyanobase_aa:LBDG_21950), producing MAYRLLFVCLGNICRSPSAENIMNHLIRQAGLENEIICDSAGTSSYHIGSPPDRRMTAAAKLRGIELIGRARQFERSDFEEFDLILAMDHDNFEAICSIDPAGTYQDKVQLMCNFCTQHQLREVPDPYYGGAEGFNFVIDLLLDACQGLLDFIIREENLTPSSAPSIERS